Proteins co-encoded in one Yamadazyma tenuis chromosome 1, complete sequence genomic window:
- a CDS encoding uncharacterized protein (COG:S; EggNog:ENOG503NY6R), producing MDIFDTNSTNPINDPQLYRGVAKAAKVQVVIAVILGLSAFLTFALLRSKYPKIYVANFNQVNHNYLHSSSRQNLPRLPTKSLFGWIPIVLKINEEQVLEHAGLDAVVFLGFFKMCIKILSSCVILALVVISPIRYKFTGRLDQDYPPDNPDTKKRYQNNEYLLWLYVCFTYVVTGIVMYFLFKQTKKIINMRQKYLGQQNSITDRTIKLSGIPPKLRDEEDLKRHIESLGLGEIESITIVREWTDLNKLFKLRKKVLSDLENQWVYYFEINNLKNQNDLIAAHLHPNLGDSINLNRQYQDVLQDESASFSDTIPEPAEIPALARHSSIVQQLTDDFDNEVTEDSISHLPLLNDESFRRPRLRQKWWNVFSPTVDSITYYTEKLDIIDKEILKARTREYPATSSAFVTMKSVAEAQIIAQSVLDPKVNHLTSSLAPAPHDIRWDNLCMTRSERNSRIGTVTFFLGLLSIILVIPVSYLARFLNTKTISEISPKLGEFLKNNPYAETLVTGVLPPYIFTLLNMVVPYFYIYMTSKQGYTSHSDEEISSVSKNFFYTFVNLFLVFTLVGTASLTDTIKIAYQLAQSLRDLSLFYVDLIILQGIGIFPYKLLLLGNLLKFMFGSLLWCKTPRDYIKLYKPPVFNFGLQLPQPMLVFIIVIIYSIMSTKILTAGLAYFLIGYFVFKYQLLYACVHPPHSTGKVWPLIFHRVVMGVFILHVMMAATLSLQKAFYSVLALAPLPLFVLGCLWNFEKNYVPLSYFIALKAINNNELVAHSSYHDEESFLTDTNEVQTTVTNDANETFKTLDERREINQTYDYPYLIESLDGPLVAVDKNDLLLVNGDGMTVRKLKSSVGNFY from the coding sequence ATGGATATATTTGACACTAACTCCACAAACCCTATCAATGACCCACAGCTCTACCGAGGTGTGGCTAAAGCTGCTAAAGTGCAAGTGGTCATTGCTGTGATCTTGGGGCTTTCTGCGTTTCTCACATTTGCATTGTTGAGATCTAAGTACCCCAAGATCTACGTCGCCAACTTCAATCAGGTTAATCACAACTACTTACACAGCTCATCACGTCAGAACTTGCCGAGATTACCCACAAAGTCGTTATTTGGATGGATACCTATCGTATTGAAGATTAATGAAGAGCAGGTTCTTGAACATGCCGGTTTGGATGCCGTGGTATTCTTgggcttcttcaaaatgtgTATCAAGATCCTCTCCAGTTGTGTGATATTGGCACTTGTGGTGATATCACCCATACGGTACAAGTTCACCGGAAGACTCGATCAGGACTATCCTCCTGACAATCCCGATACCAAGAAACGGTACCAGAACAACGAGTACCTTTTGTGGCTCTATGTATGTTTCACGTACGTGGTGACAGGAATCGTCATGTACTTTCTTTTCAAGCAGACCAaaaaaatcatcaatatgCGGCAGAAGTACCTTGGCCAGCAGAATTCCATTACCGACAGAACCATCAAGCTCTCGGGAATTCCTCCGAAATTACGAGATGAAGAGGACTTGAAAAGACACATTGAGAGTCTTGGATTGGGAGAAATTGAGTCCATCACCATCGTGAGAGAATGGACCGATTTGAATAAGCTTTTCAAGCTCCGAAAAAAGGTTCTTCTGGACTTAGAGAACCAATGGGTGTAttattttgaaatcaacaacctcAAGAACCAAAATGACTTGATCGCTGCCCATTTGCACCCAAATCTAGGTGATctgatcaacttgaacaggCAGTACCAGGATGTTTTGCAAGACGAACTGGCATCGTTTTCAGATACCATCCCAGAGCCGGCCGAAATTCCAGCTCTTGCAAGACATTCAAGCATTGTCCAACAGTTGACtgatgattttgacaaTGAAGTCACCGAAGATTCGATCAGCCATTTACCATTGCTTAACGACGAAAGTTTCAGAAGACCCAGACTCAGACAGAAGTGGTGGAACGTGTTCAGTCCCACCGTGGATTCCATCACTTACTACACCGAGAAGTTGGATATCATCGACAAAGAGATCTTGAAGGCTCGCACAAGAGAGTATCCAGCTACTTCATCGGCATTTGTGACGATGAAATCGGTTGCTGAAGCTCAGATCATTGCCCAGTCGGTGTTGGACCCTAAGGTGAATCACTTAACCTCAAGCCTTGCACCTGCCCCTCATGATATCAGATGGGACAACTTGTGTATGACGAGAAGCGAGAGAAACTCCCGAATTGGGACGGTGACCTTTTTCCTTGGACTCTTGAGTATTATCTTGGTGATTCCTGTGTCTTACCTTGCCAggttcttgaacaccaaGACCATCTCCGAGATATCTCCAAAGTTGGGTGAGTTCTTAAAGAACAACCCGTACGCAGAAACCTTAGTGACTGGGGTGTTACCCCCATATATCTTCACCCTTTTGAATATGGTGGTTCCATATTTCTACATCTACATGACCTCAAAACAAGGGTACACTTCTCATAGTGATGAAGAGATTTCGTCTGTATCGAAGAATTTTTTCTATACCTTTGTCaatttgtttttggtgtttaCCTTGGTAGGTACGGCTTCCCTTACTGACACCATCAAAATCGCCTACCAGTTGGCTCAGTCCTTAAGAGACTTATCGCTTTTCTACGTGGATTTGATCATCTTACAAGGAATAGGTATTTTCCCGTATAAGTTGTTGCTTCTAGGTAACTTGCTCAAGTTCATGTTTGGCTCATTACTCTGGTGTAAAACTCCCAGAGATTATATCAAACTATACAAACCACCGGTGTTCAATTTCGGCTTGCAGCTCCCTCAACCAATGTTGGTTTTTATCATAGTGATAATCTACTCCATCATGTCTACTAAGATCTTGACAGCTGGGTTGGCCTATTTCTTGATCGGCTACTTTGTATTCAAGTATCAGTTATTATATGCATGTGTTCATCCTCCTCATTCCACCGGTAAGGTTTGGCCTTTGATATTTCACAGGGTGGTGATGGGCGTGTTCATTTTACATGTCATGATGGCAGCCACTTTATCATTGCAAAAAGCCTTTTATTCAGTTCTTGCGTTGGCTCCCTTACCACTTTTTGTCTTGGGTTGCTTAtggaactttgaaaagaactaTGTGCCGTTGTCCTATTTCATTGCTTTGAAAGCTATAAAcaacaacgagttggtAGCTCATAGTCTGTATCACGACGAAGAATCGTTCTTGACGGATACCAATGAAGTGCAGACAACTGTCACAAATGATGCCAatgaaactttcaagaCTCTTGACGAAAGACGAGAAATTAACCAAACCTATGATTATCCGTACTTGATAGAAAGCTTGGATGGTCCGTTGGTGGCTGTTGATAAGAACGACCTATTGCTTGTGAATGGAGACGGAATGACAGTCAGAAAGCTCAAATCCTCTGTTGGAAACTTTTACTAG
- a CDS encoding uncharacterized protein (EggNog:ENOG503PVEA; COG:S), producing MDEKSYNYIKSFIDAQIREINRPVELSRQVKAVLSDENINIKQFQITLMRLNLLIRRHNSNMFPPRIINQIINQIIKSENYKIELVNERLSRISKIIKPLILTNLNPSSSSLQSVGEVNELISELPEAKYLFVTHSVGTHNDDPESQPQVEDEDEDEDDVQYGDGLVEDFEETVKTPAKNEKLKFQQTLYRQLDQKMGLDNELLEQYGVVRSRLLETNEQLQYKQSKMKYLELLRRKLADAMGMTIEDDRLVVSSVDNSMRSEMSRFKLLVDSIAFKVDGANRSQVVEMLREV from the coding sequence ATGGATGAAAAGAGTTATAACTATATCAAGAGCTTCATTGATGCCCAGATACGTGAGATCAACCGTCCGGTGGAGCTCAGCCGCCAGGTCAAGGCGGTGTTGAGTGATGAAAACATCAATatcaagcagtttcaaaTCACCTTGATGCGCTTGAATCTCTTGATCCGCAGACACAATTCTAACATGTTCCCACCCCGAATCATAAACCAGATTATTAACCAGATTATCAAGAGCGAGAACTACAAGATCGAGCTTGTGAACGAGCGCTTGAGCCGGATCTCTAAGATCATCAAGCCATTGATTCTAACCAATCTCAACCCCCTGAGCAGCAGTCTCCAGAGCGTTGGGGAGGTGAACGAGTTGATCAGTGAGTTGCCCGAggccaagtacttgtttGTGACACATTCGGTGGGCACCCACAATGACGACCCTGAAAGCCAACCCCAagtggaagatgaagatgaagatgaagatgatgtCCAGTATGGAGATGGATTggttgaagactttgaagagACCGTCAAAACCCCGGCTAAGaacgagaagttgaagttccaGCAGACGTTGTACCGCCAGCTTGATCAGAAAATGGGACTTGATAATGAGTTGCTCGAACAGTACGGAGTGGTGAGGAGCCGCTTACTAGAGACAAATGAGCAGCTACAGTACAAGCAGTCTAAGATGAAGTATCTTGAGTTGTTGCGGAGGAAGTTGGCGGATGCGATGGGAATGACCATTGAAGACGACCGGTTGGTGGTTCTGCTGGTGGACAATCTGATGCGGAGCGAGATGAGCAGGTTTAAGTTACTAGTGGATTCGATAGCGTTCAAGGTGGACGGAGCCAACAGATCCCAAGTGGTGGAGATGCTCCGAGAGGTATGA
- a CDS encoding uncharacterized protein (EggNog:ENOG503PVFY) → MGTKAKFTFTYDVDTTLLQLIYKHRQEIYQRGSTCKGWSDILAEFNGVLNTSILQSRTLNNRFKALRKDINLRINSQVITKDRLNENERLLVYLNEFFSLKRGKVIEKEKKNGLLLVKDLDYVRSDSSTSGSVDQDAQTTNIPSATASDTPSLIGVGVGVGGGASEISPQSSISSKSSSVKGTAGLGSGSAQNNQLNLQMMGQLNAQLGQLGQAHGQMGSNQIGQYQLQTQNQTPLQYSQLSAREAHQNGSTPASSTPAASVSPHHGHSAAFPTPHVLSSHHRWKTTGLSDPKEDTPYRQTYEIYNESLNYSPHPSPNQLSQFLIHRQHPTQHHHEISGSHHQAGPQTSPGQNTHSHPNSSAQTPTINSQPNPQAQTVQDQMPDPMALEFKEVMPPVNHMISVLQQNQLQQNNELNEFKKEFYKFKVEVSSKLEQILQSLQAKDKKD, encoded by the coding sequence ATGGGCACAAAAGCCAAATTCACCTTCACGTATGACGTGGATACCACGTTACTACAATTGATATACAAACATCGCCAGGAAATTTACCAACGGGGGTCGACCTGTAAAGGCTGGAGTGATATTCTCGCCGAATTCAACGGGGTTCTCAACACGAGCATTCTCCAGAGTCGTACATTGAACAATCGGTTCAAGGCGCTACGAAAAGACATCAATTTGCGGATCAACAGTCAAGTGATAACCAAGGACCGATTGAATGAGAATGAGAGGTTATTGGTATATTTGAACGAGTTTTTCAGCCTTAAAAGAGGCAAGGTGATtgagaaggagaagaagaacggCTTGCTTTTGGTCAAAGATTTGGACTACGTACGTAGTGATTCAAGCACCAGTGGCTCTGTTGATCAGGATGCTCAAACCACAAATATACCTCTGGCCACGGCCTCGGACACCCCGTCGTTGATTGGAGTGGGCGTGGGCGTGGGCGGAGGGGCATCCGAGATCTCTCCCCAGTCCTCGATATCCAGCAAGAGTCTGCTGGTGAAGGGGACTGCTGGCCTTGGTTCGGGCAGTGCACAAAACAATCAGCTCAATCTCCAGATGATGGGCCAATTGAATGCGCAGCTCGGCCAGCTCGGTCAGGCCCATGGTCAGATGGGTCTGAACCAAATCGGCCAGTATCAGCTACAGacccaaaatcaaacaccTCTCCAGTATTCGCAATTGTCTGCTCGTGAGGCTCACCAAAATGGATCCACGCCAGCGCTGTCGACGCCTGCGGCCCTGGTTCTGCCCCACCACGGGCACTCGGCCGCATTTCCCACACCGCATGTTCTATCTTCGCACCACCGATGGAAAACTACCGGCCTCTCTGACCCAAAGGAAGACACCCCGTACCGACAAACGTACGAAATCTACAATGAGTCTCTCAACTACTCACCCCACCCATCCCCCAACCAGCTCAGCCAATTCCTCATTCACCGACAACATCCAACCCAGCACCACCACGAAATCTCCGGGTCTCATCACCAGGCCGGTCCTCAGACGTCTCCAGGCCAAAATACCCATTCACACCCAAATTCCTCTGCTCAAACCCCCACCATCAATTCCCAGCCCAACCCGCAAGCCCAAACTGTCCAGGATCAGATGCCTGACCCCATGGCATTGGAGTTCAAAGAGGTAATGCCTCCGGTCAATCACATGATCAGTGTGTTGCAACAAAATCAGCTTCAACAGAACAATGAGCtcaatgagttcaaaaaAGAGTTCTACAAGTTCAAGGTCGAGGTAAGCTCCAAGCTCGAACAGATCTTGCAATCTCTACAGGCCAAAGACAAAAAAGACTAA
- the RPP2B gene encoding ribosomal protein P2 (EggNog:ENOG503P569; COG:J), producing the protein MKYLAAYLLLVQGGNTAPSASDVSSLLSAVNADVDEARISALLKELEGKDIQELIAEGNTKLASVPTGGAAASSGAGAAAGGAAAAEEEAAAEEEEKEESDDDMGFGLFD; encoded by the coding sequence ATGAAATACTTAGCTGCTTACTTGTTATTGGTTCAAGGTGGAAACACCGCTCCATCTGCCTCCGACGTCTCCTCCCTCTTGTCTGCTGTGAACGctgatgttgatgaagccaGAATTTCtgctttgttgaaggaattggaaggtAAGGACATCCAAGAGTTGATTGCTGAAGGTAACACCAAGTTGGCTTCCGTCCCAACTGGAGGTGCCGCTGCTTCTTCAGGTGCTGGTGCCGctgctggtggtgctgctgctgctgaagaagaagctgctgctgaagaagaagaaaaggaagaatcTGATGATGACATGGGATTCGGTTTATTCGATTAG